One window from the genome of Brachyspira hampsonii encodes:
- a CDS encoding ABC transporter ATP-binding protein, with protein MSNKEVKVKISNVSKIYKGTTKDVHALDNVNLDIYKNEFVCVIGSSGCGKSTLLNILAGLDTPNSGSIEIDGKPIEGTGVDRGVVFQQYALFPWLTVAKNVAFGLELQKKSKSEINDIVDHYLKAVGLIDFKNAYPKELSGGMKQRVAIARAYAVNPNILLMDEPFGALDAQTRAQLQTELLNTWDNEKKTCFFITHDVDEAVFLAQRVVIMSPRPGRIKSIVEVPIAYPRVPETKLSKEFNDIKNQLWQLVYHEYLEAKK; from the coding sequence ATGTCAAATAAAGAAGTAAAAGTAAAAATTTCTAATGTTAGTAAAATATATAAAGGTACAACTAAAGATGTTCATGCTTTAGATAATGTAAATTTAGATATATATAAAAATGAATTTGTATGTGTAATAGGTTCTTCAGGATGCGGAAAAAGTACATTGCTTAATATACTTGCAGGACTTGATACTCCGAATTCAGGCAGTATAGAAATAGACGGAAAACCTATAGAAGGTACAGGAGTTGACAGAGGTGTTGTGTTTCAGCAGTATGCTTTATTTCCTTGGCTTACTGTAGCAAAGAATGTGGCTTTCGGACTAGAGTTGCAGAAAAAATCTAAGTCTGAAATAAATGATATAGTAGATCATTATCTTAAGGCTGTAGGATTAATAGATTTTAAAAATGCTTATCCTAAGGAACTTTCAGGAGGTATGAAGCAGCGTGTGGCTATAGCTAGAGCTTATGCTGTTAACCCTAATATACTTCTTATGGATGAACCTTTCGGAGCTTTAGATGCACAGACAAGAGCCCAATTGCAGACTGAGCTTTTGAATACTTGGGATAATGAAAAGAAAACTTGTTTCTTTATTACTCATGATGTAGATGAAGCCGTATTTTTGGCTCAGAGAGTTGTTATAATGAGTCCAAGACCCGGAAGAATTAAAAGTATAGTAGAGGTACCTATAGCATATCCTAGAGTACCTGAGACTAAATTATCCAAAGAATTTAATGATATAAAAAATCAATTATGGCAGCTAGTATATCATGAATATTTAGAGGCTAAAAAATAG